A region from the Algoriphagus machipongonensis genome encodes:
- a CDS encoding serine hydrolase: MKSYKFQIIFTLFIIVFSSCQKKEKIPFQDGLENYPTLQKVLSNPEKYKVQILYTQVDRNEHGVPMFKEFSFHLNDSNYFYPASTVKLPVALFALEWLNEQNVDNLDRESTLFIDSVRPSQKPAYVDKTSIDSLPSISNYIKKILLVSDNDAFNRLYEVMGLDYINDKLKDKNLINSVISQRLSFPISSEENKYFNPLRFVDKSGNIILELPERHTENNYFVRGKPKIGKAHFSGDSLVQKPMDFTFKNKFALSDLDAVLKRILFPRAFFEAERFQISEEQRDFILKYMGMKPRESKYPSYPVSEYTDSYSKFYKFGTSNDTIPSQFRIFNKTGWSYGFLIDGSYFVDFKNGVEFFVSAVVYSNEDEILNDDNYEYEEIGKPFFAELGDYLYQLELNRKKLIKPDLSSVKFDY, translated from the coding sequence ATGAAATCTTATAAATTTCAGATAATATTCACCCTTTTTATAATCGTTTTTTCTAGCTGCCAAAAGAAGGAAAAAATACCTTTCCAAGATGGGTTGGAGAATTACCCCACTTTACAAAAAGTCTTATCTAATCCTGAAAAATATAAGGTACAGATTCTCTATACTCAGGTGGATAGAAACGAACATGGGGTCCCCATGTTTAAGGAGTTTTCTTTCCATTTGAACGACTCAAACTACTTTTATCCTGCCTCCACTGTTAAGCTTCCTGTAGCTCTTTTTGCACTGGAATGGCTGAATGAACAAAATGTGGATAACTTAGATAGAGAAAGTACATTATTTATAGATTCTGTCCGTCCATCTCAGAAACCTGCCTATGTGGATAAGACATCTATTGACTCTCTTCCGAGTATTTCAAATTATATCAAAAAGATTTTATTAGTTTCTGATAATGACGCTTTCAATCGGCTTTATGAAGTCATGGGATTAGACTATATCAATGATAAATTAAAGGATAAAAACCTCATTAACAGTGTTATAAGTCAAAGACTGTCATTTCCCATTTCTAGCGAGGAAAATAAATATTTTAATCCTCTAAGATTTGTGGATAAGTCAGGAAATATTATTCTGGAGTTACCAGAAAGGCATACAGAAAACAATTATTTTGTTCGTGGAAAACCTAAAATAGGAAAAGCTCATTTTTCAGGAGATTCTTTGGTTCAAAAGCCGATGGATTTCACTTTTAAGAACAAATTTGCCCTTTCAGATCTAGATGCTGTCCTCAAAAGGATTTTATTTCCGAGAGCATTTTTCGAGGCAGAGCGATTTCAAATTTCTGAAGAACAAAGAGACTTTATTTTAAAGTATATGGGCATGAAACCTAGGGAAAGTAAGTACCCATCCTACCCTGTTTCAGAATACACAGATAGCTATTCAAAATTCTATAAATTCGGCACTTCCAATGACACGATTCCTTCTCAGTTTAGGATATTCAATAAGACAGGATGGTCTTACGGATTTCTGATAGATGGCAGCTATTTCGTAGATTTCAAAAATGGTGTGGAATTCTTCGTTTCTGCAGTCGTTTATTCCAATGAAGATGAGATCTTAAATGATGACAATTATGAATACGAAGAAATCGGAAAACCATTTTTTGCTGAACTTGGAGACTATCTATATCAGCTAGAATTAAATCGAAAAAAATTAATCAAACCGGATCTCAGCTCCGTCAAATTTGATTACTAG
- a CDS encoding glycosyl-4,4'-diaponeurosporenoate acyltransferase CrtO family protein encodes MGKKILLTLGSVFLGYRSYELITSWGNMPLEPLFSKFIMAFLANLFILGVFAFLGFAWPTFKLLPDRYYQINNPKNLLSFTKRIGVPVFQKFLLLTFWRNKAKQKSYFNGSKTGIKNFIIELKRSEIGHLIPFILINLLFIWSLILKDFWTAFFLQSLNIIGNFYPIMLQRAHRARTQRLEKLLKDSTSNSI; translated from the coding sequence ATGGGTAAAAAGATACTTTTAACATTAGGAAGTGTTTTTTTAGGCTATCGATCCTATGAATTGATTACTTCTTGGGGAAATATGCCCTTAGAACCACTTTTTTCAAAGTTTATCATGGCCTTTTTGGCTAATCTCTTTATCCTAGGCGTTTTTGCTTTTCTAGGTTTTGCCTGGCCCACTTTTAAACTTTTGCCTGATCGCTATTATCAAATCAACAATCCAAAAAATTTACTATCATTTACAAAACGTATCGGCGTTCCGGTATTTCAAAAATTCTTGTTACTCACGTTCTGGAGAAACAAAGCCAAGCAGAAATCCTACTTCAATGGCAGTAAAACAGGAATTAAAAACTTTATTATAGAATTAAAACGATCTGAAATTGGACATCTTATCCCTTTTATTCTTATTAATCTACTTTTTATTTGGAGTCTCATCCTAAAAGACTTTTGGACCGCGTTTTTTCTGCAATCCCTTAATATCATTGGTAATTTTTATCCTATCATGCTTCAGCGAGCTCATCGAGCGAGAACTCAGCGATTAGAGAAGTTACTTAAAGATTCAACCAGTAATTCAATTTAA
- a CDS encoding DUF5916 domain-containing protein, with protein sequence MRNFCFLLTAYILGIGTVFSQIDQNPAAIAVKAKQGIQLDGELTEDIWLDPTGWNTDFMQYFPSDTSLSQTPTRVKIAFDEHNLYLAAVMENNEPRDYVSTSLRRDYRGQQNDGITFVFDTFNDKTNAFQFGVNPYGVQREGLLANGGIRSEDLSLAWDNKWYAEARIFDTHWQVEAIIPLSTIRFKDGAKSWNVNFYRIDSHTGERSTWSPIPRNLSIISTAFNRKLIFEEPLSKTSANISLIPYIAGKTSKNYLENTSEKFTPAVGGDAKIGVGPAMNLDLTFNPDFSQVEVDQQVTNLDRFEIFFPERRQFFLENADLFDSFGSRQSRPFFSRRIGVDIDSATGQNVQSKIIYGARLSGKVNENWRLGVMNMQTATDDEAGIAGKNFSVVAVQKKLFARSNIGLIFVDRESLALGENQSLFNPDEYNRLVGIDYNLNSADGKWTGNAYYHRTFESRDTEKPYSLNSFIRFNDIHWSWSLSYRDIGKDFNPEVGFVPRSDYKRFNPDISYLFYPNSRLINRHGPKLDFELLWNEANGTTDRDINLSYNVQFNSFSTITVTQRNRYVYLFSDFDPTRTGGEKLPAGTDYNTKTIQIEYSSNPRNAFLIKLEAEGGGYYTGNFQRVVSELGLRLGVKANISMNFNYARIRLPEPQNDADLVLVGPRIDLTFTKKLFWTTFIQYNNQIENININTRLQWRFAPVSDFFLVYTDNYFPDTFAPKQRSLVFKLNYWLNL encoded by the coding sequence ATGCGAAACTTTTGTTTCTTATTAACTGCCTATATTCTAGGCATCGGAACAGTATTTTCTCAAATTGACCAGAATCCGGCTGCCATAGCTGTTAAGGCTAAACAAGGAATTCAGCTAGATGGGGAATTGACAGAAGATATATGGTTGGATCCCACAGGATGGAACACTGATTTTATGCAGTATTTTCCTTCGGATACTTCCTTATCCCAAACACCCACAAGAGTGAAAATTGCTTTTGATGAGCATAACCTCTATTTGGCTGCTGTTATGGAAAATAATGAGCCAAGAGATTATGTATCTACCTCATTACGAAGAGATTATAGAGGGCAGCAAAATGATGGAATCACCTTCGTTTTTGATACTTTCAATGATAAAACAAATGCCTTTCAATTTGGAGTGAATCCTTATGGAGTCCAAAGAGAAGGCTTATTGGCAAATGGGGGGATTAGAAGTGAAGATTTAAGTTTAGCCTGGGATAATAAGTGGTATGCAGAAGCAAGAATTTTTGATACACATTGGCAGGTAGAAGCCATAATTCCACTTTCCACAATTCGATTTAAAGATGGGGCGAAAAGCTGGAATGTAAACTTTTATAGAATAGATAGCCATACCGGAGAGCGAAGCACTTGGTCTCCAATACCAAGGAACTTATCAATTATTTCCACTGCTTTCAACCGGAAATTGATATTTGAGGAGCCTCTTAGTAAAACTTCCGCAAATATTTCTTTGATACCTTATATAGCAGGAAAAACCTCCAAAAATTACCTAGAAAATACCAGTGAAAAATTTACTCCAGCAGTAGGGGGAGATGCTAAAATTGGCGTTGGACCTGCCATGAATCTGGATTTGACTTTCAATCCTGATTTTTCTCAGGTGGAGGTGGATCAGCAAGTGACAAATTTGGATCGCTTTGAGATTTTCTTTCCAGAACGAAGACAGTTCTTTTTAGAAAATGCAGATCTCTTTGATAGTTTTGGTTCCAGGCAATCCAGACCTTTCTTTTCAAGGCGAATTGGAGTGGATATTGATTCAGCTACTGGGCAAAACGTTCAGAGTAAGATCATTTATGGGGCTCGATTGAGTGGTAAGGTAAATGAAAACTGGAGGTTGGGTGTCATGAATATGCAGACAGCAACCGATGATGAAGCAGGAATAGCGGGAAAGAATTTTTCTGTAGTAGCTGTACAAAAGAAGCTATTTGCCAGATCAAATATTGGTTTAATCTTCGTCGATAGAGAATCTCTTGCCTTAGGTGAAAATCAATCTCTATTCAACCCAGATGAGTATAACCGATTAGTAGGGATAGATTATAATCTAAATTCAGCGGATGGTAAATGGACAGGAAATGCTTATTACCATAGAACATTTGAATCAAGAGATACCGAAAAACCATATTCCCTAAATTCATTTATCAGGTTCAATGATATCCATTGGTCTTGGAGTTTAAGCTATCGGGATATTGGAAAAGACTTTAATCCGGAAGTAGGTTTTGTTCCTAGGTCAGATTACAAGCGTTTTAACCCAGATATTTCCTATTTATTTTATCCAAATTCAAGGTTAATAAACCGCCATGGTCCAAAATTAGATTTTGAATTATTATGGAATGAAGCAAATGGAACGACTGATAGAGATATTAATTTGAGCTATAACGTTCAGTTTAATTCTTTTTCGACAATTACTGTTACGCAGAGAAATAGGTATGTGTATTTGTTTTCGGATTTTGACCCGACAAGAACTGGTGGTGAAAAACTTCCTGCAGGGACGGATTACAATACCAAAACGATTCAGATTGAATACAGCAGTAATCCAAGGAATGCATTTTTAATAAAATTAGAGGCAGAAGGTGGAGGTTATTACACAGGGAATTTCCAAAGGGTTGTCAGTGAGTTGGGCTTGAGACTGGGTGTGAAGGCAAATATTTCCATGAATTTCAACTATGCCAGAATCCGGCTTCCTGAGCCTCAAAATGATGCAGATTTAGTATTAGTAGGACCTAGAATTGATTTGACCTTTACGAAGAAACTGTTCTGGACAACATTTATCCAGTACAATAATCAAATCGAAAATATTAATATCAATACGCGACTTCAATGGCGCTTTGCCCCTGTTTCAGATTTCTTCCTGGTTTATACGGATAATTATTTCCCTGATACTTTCGCGCCAAAGCAAAGGTCTCTGGTATTTAAATTGAATTACTGGTTGAATCTTTAA
- a CDS encoding secondary thiamine-phosphate synthase enzyme YjbQ — translation MAQFFQKKIRLPHYSSGYHLITDLIEDEFSEIRKVKTGFLQVFIQHTSAALTINENADPTVRRDFQTFVNELIPENYPKFIHTYEGPDDMPAHIKASFFDSSLQIPISEGRLAMGTWQGIYLCEFRRHASSRSLVLTCFGEIF, via the coding sequence ATGGCTCAATTTTTCCAAAAGAAAATCCGACTTCCACATTATTCTTCAGGGTATCATCTAATTACAGATTTGATTGAAGATGAATTTTCGGAGATCAGAAAAGTAAAAACCGGTTTTTTGCAAGTGTTTATTCAGCATACTTCTGCAGCTCTAACCATCAATGAAAATGCTGATCCTACAGTGCGCAGAGATTTTCAAACTTTTGTAAATGAATTGATTCCGGAAAACTATCCTAAGTTTATTCATACCTATGAAGGTCCTGATGATATGCCAGCACATATCAAAGCGAGTTTTTTTGATTCAAGCCTGCAAATTCCTATTTCTGAGGGAAGGCTGGCCATGGGAACATGGCAGGGAATATATTTATGTGAATTTCGGAGACACGCTTCTTCAAGAAGTCTTGTTTTGACCTGTTTCGGGGAAATATTCTAA
- a CDS encoding TfoX/Sxy family protein, with product MAYDEYLVERLAQSLKSRHIPFQHKKMMGGMLFMVDDKMFMGINRDNNSGKDRLMVRVGEDAEEMCIKRAGCRSMEFTGRPMKGFVFVDPEGFDLDDDWEFWVEKALEFNPKAKKSKKRREK from the coding sequence ATGGCATACGATGAATATCTGGTAGAGCGCTTGGCTCAAAGCCTAAAAAGTCGCCACATACCATTTCAACACAAGAAGATGATGGGTGGAATGCTTTTTATGGTGGATGATAAGATGTTTATGGGTATTAATCGTGATAATAACTCAGGCAAGGACCGATTGATGGTAAGAGTGGGAGAAGATGCTGAGGAGATGTGTATAAAAAGGGCAGGTTGTAGGTCTATGGAGTTTACAGGGAGACCCATGAAAGGCTTTGTTTTCGTTGATCCTGAGGGCTTTGACTTGGACGATGATTGGGAATTTTGGGTTGAAAAGGCCTTAGAATTCAATCCTAAAGCGAAAAAAAGCAAAAAAAGGAGAGAAAAATAG
- a CDS encoding fumarylacetoacetate hydrolase family protein translates to MKLYKLTSGTLVQIEESYLLGPSLNWNELLGRENLKEYLSLESKSWKVVSKEEAEDLLNAGILSPMGDQEIWAAGVTYYRSRTARMEESQDAGGADFYDKVYAADRPELFFKATASRVSAPGAAVNIRKDSTWDVPEPELTLLISPAGRIQGFTIGNDMSSRSIEGENPLYLPQAKVYLGCASIGPCILVQDELLPEESKIRLEIDRSGQLAFAGETDLTQLKRKPPELAEWLFKGNSFPIGSFLMTGTGIVPDDFTLGEGDVVRIFIDGIGVLENTISKI, encoded by the coding sequence ATGAAACTTTATAAACTAACCTCCGGGACATTAGTCCAAATCGAGGAATCTTATCTTTTAGGACCAAGCCTAAACTGGAATGAATTATTGGGTAGAGAAAACTTGAAAGAGTATCTGAGCCTAGAATCAAAATCCTGGAAAGTAGTATCGAAAGAAGAAGCCGAAGATTTGTTGAATGCTGGAATTTTGTCTCCAATGGGAGATCAGGAAATTTGGGCAGCTGGTGTGACTTATTACAGAAGTAGAACTGCCAGAATGGAAGAAAGTCAAGATGCTGGAGGGGCAGATTTTTATGATAAAGTCTATGCTGCGGATCGTCCTGAGCTATTTTTTAAAGCCACAGCAAGTCGGGTTTCCGCCCCAGGAGCTGCAGTTAATATTCGAAAAGATTCGACTTGGGATGTGCCGGAGCCTGAACTTACCTTATTGATTTCTCCTGCAGGTAGGATTCAGGGTTTTACGATTGGCAATGACATGAGTAGTAGAAGTATTGAAGGTGAAAATCCTCTTTATTTGCCTCAAGCCAAGGTTTATTTAGGATGTGCCTCCATTGGCCCTTGTATCTTAGTGCAAGATGAGCTCCTGCCAGAGGAGTCAAAAATCAGATTGGAAATAGATCGGTCGGGTCAATTAGCATTTGCAGGAGAAACAGATCTAACACAATTGAAAAGGAAGCCCCCAGAGCTTGCTGAATGGCTTTTCAAAGGAAATTCTTTTCCGATAGGATCTTTTTTAATGACAGGAACAGGCATTGTGCCTGATGATTTTACCCTAGGAGAAGGAGATGTCGTCCGAATATTTATTGATGGAATCGGAGTTTTAGAAAATACCATTTCAAAAATCTGA
- a CDS encoding TonB-dependent receptor, whose product MKKVLLNLAFCLIAISSWAQENLSGKVLDANSGEPLVGASVWTGKQGRGAVTDEYGAFTITKLTAGEIQLRVSYVGYSSLEKNLAVPYAGDLTLELQPTELLTEEFIVSATRASSTTPTTFQTIDKEELAKRNLGQDIPILLNFTPSVVTNSDAGAGIGYTGMRIRGSDQTRINVTVNGIPMNDAESHGVFWVNMPDFASSVNSLQIQRGVGTSTNGAATFGASVNIQTDTRNEEAYAEIDNSVGSFNSWKHTVKAGTGLLNNRFAVDARLSKISSDGYVDRATSDLRSYFVSAGFYGENHVLKLNVFSGKEKTYQSWWGLPESKLEDDRTDNYYTYENETDNYQQDHYQLIYSGTIGDNWKTNAALHYTYGRGYYEQYREDDDFASYNLPDVVIGDSTISSTDIIRRRWLDNDFYGAVASINYISDNGQWDVVLGGGANRYDGDHFGEIIWARIAGDTDIRDRYYDNNAVKDDRNVYLKATYEVSSGLNLFGDLQVRSIDYSFIGVNDDGRIVDGEEKYTFFNPKFGLSYEKNGKVWYASYAVANREPTRSDFTDNPITEVPRPEKLNNIEAGIRAKSGNFSYNANFYLMDYKDQLIQTGQINDVGAYIRENVPDSYRAGIELDGAFQLSKAWMIGANIALSQNKIKEFTEYIDDYSTAEFTQESFTYTDTDIAFSPNIVSSLMIEFKPVKNLSLNWLSKYVGKQYLDNTSNDARSLDAFFTNDFRVSYSVQPRYFKSIDINLMVNNVFNEMYEPNGYTFSYFLPGESQKELVTENYYYPMAGTNFMLGISMKF is encoded by the coding sequence ATGAAAAAAGTATTGCTAAATCTGGCTTTTTGCCTTATTGCAATTTCCTCTTGGGCACAAGAAAACCTGAGTGGAAAAGTTTTGGACGCTAATTCCGGCGAACCTTTAGTAGGAGCTTCTGTTTGGACAGGAAAACAAGGTAGAGGAGCAGTCACTGATGAATACGGTGCCTTTACGATTACCAAATTAACTGCAGGAGAAATCCAGCTTAGGGTTTCCTATGTGGGTTACAGCAGTCTTGAAAAAAACCTGGCTGTTCCTTATGCTGGAGATTTGACGCTTGAGCTTCAACCTACCGAATTATTAACAGAAGAGTTTATAGTCTCTGCTACTAGAGCTTCGTCTACTACTCCCACTACCTTTCAGACTATTGACAAAGAGGAACTTGCCAAAAGAAATTTAGGACAGGATATTCCCATCTTATTGAATTTTACGCCATCCGTTGTCACCAATTCAGATGCTGGAGCTGGCATAGGTTATACTGGTATGAGAATTCGTGGATCTGATCAGACCAGAATCAATGTAACGGTCAACGGAATCCCAATGAATGATGCGGAGTCTCATGGGGTATTCTGGGTGAATATGCCTGATTTTGCCTCTTCTGTAAATAGCCTTCAGATACAGCGTGGTGTGGGTACTTCTACGAATGGGGCGGCCACTTTTGGGGCAAGCGTGAATATCCAAACGGATACACGAAATGAGGAGGCCTATGCAGAAATTGATAATTCTGTAGGTTCTTTCAATTCCTGGAAACATACTGTAAAAGCAGGAACCGGGCTATTAAACAACCGTTTTGCTGTAGATGCCAGACTTTCGAAAATCTCTTCTGATGGTTATGTAGACCGAGCAACTTCTGACTTACGTTCTTACTTTGTTTCAGCAGGATTTTATGGTGAAAACCATGTCCTAAAATTGAATGTATTCTCTGGAAAGGAAAAAACTTATCAATCTTGGTGGGGACTTCCTGAATCCAAATTAGAGGATGACCGAACAGACAATTACTACACGTACGAAAATGAAACCGATAATTATCAGCAAGATCATTATCAACTGATTTACTCTGGCACTATTGGGGATAATTGGAAAACCAATGCAGCACTACACTACACGTATGGTAGAGGATATTATGAGCAATATCGAGAAGATGATGATTTTGCCAGCTATAATCTACCGGATGTGGTCATCGGCGATTCTACGATCAGCAGCACAGACATCATCAGAAGAAGATGGCTTGACAATGATTTCTACGGTGCAGTTGCTTCCATCAACTACATTTCAGATAATGGCCAATGGGATGTCGTTCTTGGCGGTGGTGCCAATCGGTACGATGGAGATCACTTTGGAGAAATCATCTGGGCAAGAATTGCCGGCGATACGGACATCCGCGATCGATATTATGACAACAATGCCGTCAAAGATGATCGCAATGTTTACCTAAAAGCCACCTATGAAGTTTCCTCTGGTTTGAATCTATTTGGAGACTTGCAAGTCCGGTCTATCGATTACTCTTTTATAGGTGTAAATGATGATGGAAGAATTGTAGATGGAGAAGAAAAGTACACCTTCTTTAACCCGAAATTTGGTCTTAGTTATGAGAAAAATGGTAAAGTCTGGTATGCGAGCTATGCCGTTGCCAACCGTGAACCTACAAGATCTGATTTTACGGATAATCCTATCACCGAAGTTCCAAGACCAGAGAAGCTTAATAACATAGAAGCAGGAATCAGAGCTAAAAGTGGGAATTTCAGCTACAATGCTAATTTCTACCTGATGGACTACAAGGATCAATTGATCCAAACTGGCCAAATCAATGATGTAGGAGCTTATATCCGAGAAAATGTACCTGATTCTTACCGAGCGGGAATTGAGCTCGATGGAGCATTTCAGTTATCCAAAGCCTGGATGATTGGGGCTAATATAGCTTTAAGTCAAAATAAGATTAAGGAGTTTACTGAGTATATAGATGATTATAGTACTGCGGAATTTACTCAGGAATCCTTCACCTATACTGACACAGACATTGCTTTCTCTCCGAACATTGTTTCTTCCCTCATGATAGAATTCAAGCCTGTGAAGAATCTCTCTTTGAACTGGTTGAGTAAATATGTTGGTAAGCAGTATTTAGACAATACTTCAAACGATGCAAGATCATTAGATGCGTTTTTCACCAATGATTTTAGGGTAAGCTACTCCGTTCAACCTAGATATTTCAAAAGCATTGATATAAACCTGATGGTCAACAATGTCTTTAATGAGATGTACGAGCCAAATGGCTATACTTTTAGCTATTTCTTACCTGGAGAAAGTCAGAAGGAATTGGTTACAGAAAACTATTATTACCCAATGGCCGGGACCAACTTTATGTTAGGAATTAGTATGAAATTCTAA
- a CDS encoding class I SAM-dependent methyltransferase, whose protein sequence is MQLEKKHFEILPKAQQNWQNRPEWFFNRAHTDTYELWYEGRYKRAEIWQKKVMEQLVSKDKRIKTLLEFGCGTTRFTRWWKEIGIKATGGDISPLMLSQAINLFEGDLVMADSHHMPFKDHTFDSLAFITTFEYYKDPVKVIRESARVAKYGIAMGMMNRNSPKVLRRRVQQVFGKNPFYVTATFYTPAMLIKIIEEALQGRQYTIEWSCTGLPKWFPVQQWSVPYGDFFGLYVKFNDVD, encoded by the coding sequence ATGCAACTCGAGAAAAAACACTTTGAAATACTTCCCAAAGCGCAGCAAAACTGGCAAAATCGCCCGGAATGGTTTTTCAATAGAGCACATACAGACACCTACGAACTTTGGTACGAGGGTCGCTATAAGCGAGCAGAAATCTGGCAGAAAAAAGTCATGGAGCAGCTGGTATCTAAGGACAAAAGGATCAAAACCTTACTTGAATTTGGCTGTGGAACCACTCGATTCACACGCTGGTGGAAGGAAATTGGTATTAAAGCCACCGGAGGGGATATTTCCCCTCTCATGCTTTCCCAAGCCATCAATCTTTTCGAGGGTGATTTAGTCATGGCGGATTCCCATCATATGCCCTTTAAGGATCATACCTTCGATTCGCTGGCTTTCATTACCACTTTTGAATACTATAAAGACCCGGTAAAAGTGATACGCGAATCTGCCCGAGTAGCAAAATACGGCATTGCCATGGGCATGATGAACCGAAATTCACCCAAGGTCTTGAGAAGGAGAGTCCAACAGGTTTTTGGTAAAAATCCTTTCTATGTAACTGCAACTTTCTACACTCCTGCAATGCTGATCAAAATTATTGAGGAAGCATTGCAAGGAAGGCAATATACCATCGAATGGTCATGCACTGGCCTACCAAAATGGTTTCCGGTACAGCAGTGGAGCGTTCCTTATGGTGACTTCTTTGGTTTGTATGTGAAATTCAATGATGTAGACTGA
- a CDS encoding AIR synthase family protein: MADLGKINHEGYQSLLAGRLGAFRKEVKQGPGFGVDVAITSLPGGLAMAATSDPLSLIPSLGLQESAWLSVHLMANDMATTGFAPQYGQFVLNLPDSLSNADFSTYWGYIDRFCKEIGVAITGGHTGFVQGQNSTFAGGGTLITIAPESEMICATGAEEGDVILVTKSCAMTATAILGMSFPETVKNKLGTDVYESACQQFYQTSSLKDGLIAAGESEKFPEITAMHDVTEGGVLGAIYEMLIASGKGGMIENDLIPVGEIASQISKLFDLDPRYCVGAGAMIISCRPDKSAQLIDRLGNENISCTVVGKVLGQDQGIRISEGESSSLLEYKETDPYWAAYFKALNEGWK; this comes from the coding sequence ATGGCAGATCTGGGTAAAATCAATCATGAAGGATATCAAAGCTTGCTTGCGGGAAGGCTTGGAGCATTTCGCAAAGAGGTAAAGCAAGGTCCGGGCTTTGGTGTGGACGTAGCGATTACTTCCTTGCCTGGCGGCTTGGCTATGGCAGCGACTAGCGACCCTTTATCTTTGATTCCTTCCCTAGGCTTACAGGAATCTGCTTGGCTCAGCGTGCATTTGATGGCCAATGATATGGCGACCACTGGCTTTGCCCCTCAATACGGCCAATTCGTCCTCAATCTCCCAGATTCCTTAAGCAATGCTGACTTCAGTACCTACTGGGGCTATATTGATCGCTTTTGTAAGGAAATTGGAGTGGCAATCACAGGGGGTCATACCGGCTTTGTCCAAGGACAAAACTCCACTTTTGCCGGCGGAGGAACACTTATTACCATCGCCCCGGAATCAGAAATGATCTGCGCAACAGGCGCGGAAGAAGGAGATGTGATTTTAGTGACCAAATCCTGTGCAATGACTGCCACGGCCATTTTGGGAATGAGTTTTCCTGAAACTGTCAAGAATAAACTCGGAACCGATGTATATGAATCAGCTTGCCAACAATTTTATCAAACTTCCTCGCTAAAAGATGGCTTAATCGCTGCTGGTGAATCTGAGAAATTCCCAGAAATAACGGCTATGCACGATGTGACGGAAGGAGGGGTTTTGGGAGCGATCTACGAAATGTTGATTGCTTCAGGAAAAGGGGGAATGATAGAAAATGACTTGATTCCTGTGGGAGAAATCGCCTCCCAAATTTCTAAGTTATTTGATTTAGATCCCCGCTACTGTGTAGGAGCTGGAGCAATGATTATTTCCTGTAGGCCTGATAAATCTGCTCAACTTATAGATCGTTTAGGAAATGAAAATATCAGCTGTACTGTAGTAGGGAAGGTATTAGGACAGGATCAAGGAATTAGGATTTCAGAAGGAGAGAGTTCATCACTATTGGAATATAAAGAAACAGACCCCTATTGGGCCGCCTATTTCAAAGCATTAAATGAAGGTTGGAAATGA
- a CDS encoding thiamine phosphate synthase has product MKTSATISGGLYLVIDPSKEETLLLKSLKQALSAKPCAVQIWDNFPEKPPVAGLIGKIKVLCKAAKVPLLINNHPEWVELFDLDGVHFDEINQFSEKCLKTFHDMRKIVGVTVNNDLKTIKKAVDFGVDYLSFCSMFPSSTSTSCELVDFETVRKTREMTQNPIFLAGGISPQNLADLESLSFDGIAVVSGVMSSEDPKAAILNYQQSLSTLNK; this is encoded by the coding sequence ATGAAAACATCAGCAACAATATCAGGAGGGCTTTATTTGGTTATTGATCCCAGTAAAGAGGAAACCTTGCTTTTGAAGTCATTGAAACAAGCATTATCTGCAAAGCCTTGTGCCGTTCAGATTTGGGATAACTTTCCTGAAAAACCTCCCGTAGCCGGCTTGATAGGCAAAATTAAAGTGCTTTGTAAGGCAGCTAAAGTTCCTTTATTGATCAATAACCATCCAGAATGGGTGGAGCTTTTTGATCTGGATGGGGTGCATTTTGATGAGATCAATCAATTCTCTGAGAAATGCCTGAAAACCTTTCACGATATGAGAAAAATTGTGGGAGTCACCGTAAACAATGACCTAAAAACCATCAAAAAGGCTGTGGATTTTGGAGTTGATTACCTCTCCTTTTGCTCCATGTTTCCATCCAGCACTAGTACCAGTTGCGAATTGGTGGATTTCGAGACCGTTCGCAAAACAAGGGAAATGACTCAAAATCCAATTTTCCTTGCAGGAGGAATCAGCCCTCAAAACCTAGCCGATCTTGAATCTCTGAGTTTTGATGGCATCGCTGTCGTATCTGGAGTGATGAGCTCTGAAGATCCAAAAGCTGCCATATTAAATTATCAACAGTCCCTTTCAACACTGAACAAATGA